One genomic region from Bacillus sp. SLBN-46 encodes:
- a CDS encoding ectonucleotide pyrophosphatase/phosphodiesterase, translating into MTRLTEHLIIISFDCLSALDFPILKDMPHFQTILNNGAYVENVKTIYPSVTYPCHATIVTGNYPNRHGVINNTLLQPGMISPDWNWFRNCIRGTTLYDEVKKANMTTAALLWPVTGKANIDYNMPEIFANRPWHNQIVVSLRNGTPRYQLELNQRFGHIRKGLNQPELDDFVLESTVHTIKTKKPNLLMVHFTDLDTQRHFHGFSSEEAMAALKRHNHRLGRIIDALKESGIYENSTIVALGDHSALDENKAVNLNVLFRKQHLLSTNSKGKIINWKAYCKSCDGSAYIYIKDAQDSATLNEVKQLLETLIKDPTSGIEGFLTGEQAAEKGADGTCAFMVEAARGYYFLEDFEGEYIKQVTKEVAAADKKYTLACHGYSPEKENYGTILMASGKGIRPITLPSIRLIDEGPTFARLLGVSLGNTDGRVIEEILAF; encoded by the coding sequence ATGACACGTCTTACCGAACATTTAATAATCATTTCATTTGATTGTCTATCCGCATTAGATTTTCCAATCCTAAAAGACATGCCTCATTTTCAGACCATTTTAAACAATGGAGCCTACGTTGAAAATGTTAAAACAATCTATCCTTCTGTTACCTATCCTTGTCATGCGACTATCGTAACTGGAAATTATCCTAATCGGCATGGAGTCATCAATAATACACTCTTACAGCCAGGTATGATATCACCTGATTGGAATTGGTTCAGAAATTGTATTCGAGGGACTACTTTATATGATGAAGTGAAAAAGGCCAATATGACAACAGCTGCATTATTATGGCCCGTAACGGGCAAAGCAAATATTGACTATAATATGCCCGAAATCTTTGCAAACCGCCCATGGCATAATCAAATTGTTGTGTCTCTCAGGAACGGGACTCCTCGCTATCAATTGGAACTCAATCAGCGTTTCGGTCATATCCGTAAGGGGTTGAATCAGCCAGAACTCGATGACTTTGTTTTAGAGTCAACTGTTCACACAATTAAAACAAAGAAGCCAAATTTATTAATGGTCCATTTTACGGACCTAGATACCCAACGCCATTTTCATGGTTTTTCTTCAGAAGAAGCCATGGCTGCTTTAAAACGCCATAACCATCGTCTAGGGAGAATCATTGATGCGTTGAAGGAAAGTGGTATCTATGAAAATTCAACCATAGTTGCATTAGGTGACCATAGTGCCCTTGATGAAAATAAAGCCGTCAATTTAAATGTATTGTTCCGGAAGCAACATCTATTATCGACCAATTCAAAAGGGAAAATAATAAATTGGAAGGCTTATTGTAAAAGTTGTGATGGCTCTGCATATATTTACATAAAAGATGCACAAGATTCAGCTACTCTAAATGAAGTAAAGCAATTATTAGAAACATTAATCAAAGATCCTACCTCTGGAATTGAAGGGTTTTTAACAGGTGAACAAGCCGCTGAAAAAGGAGCAGATGGAACATGCGCCTTTATGGTCGAAGCGGCTCGTGGTTATTATTTTTTAGAAGATTTTGAAGGAGAGTACATCAAGCAGGTCACTAAAGAGGTTGCTGCAGCAGATAAGAAGTATACATTAGCCTGTCACGGTTATTCTCCCGAAAAAGAAAATTACGGAACCATTTTAATGGCATCAGGGAAAGGAATTAGGCCCATCACCCTGCCTTCAATCCGTCTCATTGATGAAGGCCCAACATTTGCGAGACTTCTAGGTGTCAGCTTAGGAAATACAGATGGAAGGGTTATAGAAGAAATATTAGCTTTCTAA
- a CDS encoding HNH endonuclease, with the protein MFALCELCEREGVEITEHHLIPREEGGGKLAKANLCIPCHKQIHALYTNKELALRLNTIPDLKKDEKISKFIKWIRKQPATTLIKTKRSNDNPRR; encoded by the coding sequence TTGTTTGCACTGTGTGAATTATGTGAGCGAGAAGGTGTTGAGATTACCGAGCACCATTTAATCCCTCGAGAAGAAGGAGGCGGGAAATTAGCAAAAGCTAACCTTTGCATTCCATGCCATAAACAGATCCACGCCTTATACACCAATAAAGAACTGGCCTTACGATTAAATACAATACCAGATTTAAAGAAAGATGAAAAAATTAGTAAATTCATTAAGTGGATCAGAAAACAGCCAGCGACCACCTTGATTAAAACAAAACGATCAAATGATAATCCTAGAAGATAA
- a CDS encoding helix-turn-helix domain-containing protein produces the protein MEGKWLIADRDLNEREGLKWLLKTSSIPVTDITLASDFQEFILKFEKECPDIVLMELDMISKEEWSTFRELMQIYDPILLLTSAEATFERARMAIDMQALDLMIKPFSTTKVKTSFQKASRNLGRNTPFITGAKIYKDLSYEALFLPQVLGTENYHLAAFQSESVEMISTLHSFLTDYPFNELHGSFALTDMVILLFKEKCQNSSEQCQKAMRKWEEEFSDPLAIVIFNDWNSTKSLNQKYLETRKMLEFTYYKGYRQLVEFEHSLNWVHMDPFLDPPEQRDWVDMLTALDIENIKKWLYDEFLLLKEPYPDPGLVRIRLTSILAQIRRYMKTYQLNEDSIYEMEYRTIFNSILYDTVLYRTVQNLILFIQKIFHGAETIVQSQKQDPIERGIAFMKNHFSNSNLRLDDVANYVDRNPSYLSHLFITKTGSSFTEVLGGIRLKEAKRLLIETRKPVKEIAILVGYQNANYFSRMFREAYDMTPREFRMQKMNKM, from the coding sequence GTGGAAGGAAAGTGGCTGATTGCCGATCGGGATTTAAATGAGAGAGAAGGGCTAAAATGGCTGTTGAAAACCTCTTCAATCCCCGTAACTGACATTACGTTAGCATCCGATTTTCAGGAGTTTATTCTAAAATTCGAAAAAGAATGTCCTGATATTGTTTTAATGGAGCTTGATATGATTAGTAAAGAGGAATGGTCAACCTTTCGTGAGTTAATGCAAATCTATGATCCCATTTTACTTTTAACCAGTGCGGAAGCGACGTTTGAAAGGGCACGAATGGCGATTGATATGCAGGCTCTAGACTTAATGATCAAACCTTTTTCAACAACAAAAGTAAAAACATCCTTTCAAAAAGCTTCAAGAAATTTAGGTAGAAACACTCCCTTTATTACTGGGGCAAAAATCTATAAGGATCTTTCATATGAAGCGTTATTTTTACCACAAGTATTGGGCACAGAAAACTATCATTTAGCTGCTTTTCAGTCTGAAAGCGTGGAAATGATTAGCACACTGCATTCCTTTTTAACAGACTATCCATTTAATGAATTGCATGGAAGCTTTGCATTAACGGACATGGTGATTCTACTGTTCAAAGAAAAGTGCCAAAATAGTAGCGAGCAATGTCAGAAGGCAATGAGAAAGTGGGAAGAGGAATTCTCAGATCCACTTGCAATCGTTATATTTAATGATTGGAACTCAACTAAATCATTGAACCAAAAGTACTTGGAAACTCGAAAAATGCTTGAGTTTACATATTATAAAGGATATCGGCAGTTAGTAGAGTTTGAGCATTCACTAAACTGGGTTCATATGGATCCCTTCTTAGATCCGCCTGAGCAGCGAGACTGGGTGGACATGCTTACAGCTTTAGATATAGAAAATATAAAAAAGTGGTTATATGATGAATTTCTTCTATTAAAAGAACCCTATCCTGACCCGGGTTTAGTCCGTATCCGACTAACGAGTATTCTTGCTCAAATACGACGGTATATGAAGACGTACCAGTTAAATGAAGATTCAATTTATGAGATGGAGTACCGTACTATTTTCAATTCAATTCTATATGATACTGTTCTCTATCGAACGGTCCAAAATCTAATCTTGTTTATTCAAAAAATATTCCATGGGGCAGAAACAATTGTTCAAAGCCAAAAACAAGATCCGATTGAACGTGGGATTGCATTTATGAAGAATCATTTTTCCAACAGCAACCTCAGGCTCGATGATGTAGCCAATTATGTGGATCGAAATCCATCCTATCTCAGTCATTTATTTATTACCAAAACGGGCTCCAGCTTTACTGAGGTGTTGGGAGGAATCAGGTTAAAGGAAGCGAAGCGGCTATTAATCGAAACACGAAAGCCAGTCAAAGAAATTGCCATTCTTGTAGGCTATCAAAATGCGAATTATTTTAGCCGAATGTTCCGTGAAGCCTATGATATGACTCCAAGAGAATTTCGTATGCAAAAAATGAATAAGATGTAA
- a CDS encoding putative glycoside hydrolase, whose product MFTCFSDHLVLASSQKQKEPIRGIYVKASNTNGPQFNKLLNLVDQTDLNAMVIDIKDDHGNLTFIPAKNSPYYAASQPYIKNPKALIQKLKKHQIYPIARIVVFKDNVLAQAHPDWSFQTSKGIWKNSRGDSFTNPFRTEVWDYNIGMAIEAVNLGFKEIQFDYVRFPEKFETLEKPLSYMGKKEGSNRVAAVTSFVQYAREKLYPYKVKMSVDTFGNATVIPEAPGIGQNFSKIAEHVDVISAMIYPSHWTGNFGIAKPDLEPYRLVEEYAKVEKARLKLLASPPTSRPWLQDFTATWLGKGNYKVYGKQEIEDQIRALHAQGIQEFLLWNAANNYTANVDYTP is encoded by the coding sequence ATGTTTACTTGCTTTAGCGATCATTTGGTTTTAGCTAGTAGTCAGAAACAAAAAGAGCCCATAAGAGGCATATATGTAAAAGCATCAAACACGAATGGTCCTCAGTTTAATAAGTTACTGAACCTCGTCGACCAGACCGATTTAAATGCAATGGTCATTGATATAAAGGATGATCATGGCAATCTGACTTTTATTCCCGCAAAAAATTCACCCTATTACGCTGCTAGTCAACCATATATTAAAAACCCAAAAGCACTTATTCAGAAGTTAAAAAAGCACCAAATTTATCCTATCGCGAGAATTGTTGTTTTTAAAGATAATGTCCTTGCTCAAGCCCACCCAGACTGGAGTTTTCAGACATCTAAGGGAATTTGGAAGAACTCACGTGGAGATTCGTTTACCAATCCATTTCGAACAGAAGTGTGGGATTATAATATTGGGATGGCCATTGAAGCAGTCAACCTAGGCTTTAAGGAAATCCAATTTGATTACGTAAGATTTCCTGAGAAGTTTGAAACGCTTGAGAAGCCCCTTTCTTATATGGGTAAAAAAGAAGGGAGTAACCGGGTTGCAGCTGTAACAAGTTTTGTTCAATACGCAAGGGAAAAATTATATCCTTATAAGGTTAAAATGTCTGTTGATACCTTTGGGAATGCGACGGTGATTCCTGAAGCCCCAGGGATTGGGCAAAACTTTTCTAAAATCGCTGAACATGTAGATGTTATTTCTGCCATGATCTATCCAAGCCATTGGACTGGGAATTTTGGAATTGCTAAGCCCGATTTAGAGCCCTATCGGTTGGTTGAAGAGTATGCGAAAGTTGAGAAGGCACGATTGAAATTACTGGCCTCCCCACCAACGTCTAGGCCATGGCTCCAGGATTTCACCGCTACTTGGCTTGGGAAAGGAAATTATAAAGTTTATGGTAAGCAGGAAATTGAAGATCAAATACGGGCTTTGCATGCGCAAGGAATCCAAGAATTTCTCCTTTGGAATGCTGCCAATAACTACACAGCAAATGTTGACTACACACCTTAA
- a CDS encoding alpha/beta hydrolase has product MPSFRSYFIEKGIKWSVKRAFRKEVIDKGMDEKRQMLDSAARRLGKLPEDCRVEKLEIEGLYAEWISAGRAMDGKVILYLHGGGYAFCSANTHRPLAARIGKAAGVKVLFPEYRLAPEHPFPAAIEDAINVYRWLIRQGYNSKDIIFAGDSAGGGLSIAATLVLRDQNEPLPAAIVCLSPWVDLTSSGESYRKNKEKDPYLNLGGVRKAASMYAGAEALDHPLISPVFADFTGFPPLFIQAGNHEILQSDAEKLAAQARTAGVRVSFKVWDGMWHVWQISGDVLPEAKRAIYEIGEFVKRTFRQKA; this is encoded by the coding sequence ATGCCGAGTTTCCGAAGTTATTTTATCGAAAAAGGAATTAAATGGTCGGTGAAAAGAGCCTTTCGAAAGGAAGTAATTGATAAGGGGATGGACGAAAAGCGACAGATGCTAGATTCAGCTGCCAGGAGGTTAGGAAAACTCCCCGAAGACTGCAGAGTCGAAAAACTTGAAATTGAAGGATTATATGCAGAATGGATTTCTGCAGGCCGAGCAATGGATGGAAAGGTTATTCTTTATTTACACGGAGGCGGTTATGCCTTCTGCTCAGCGAATACTCATCGGCCACTAGCGGCAAGAATTGGGAAAGCAGCAGGTGTAAAGGTTCTGTTCCCTGAATATCGGCTAGCGCCAGAGCATCCATTCCCAGCCGCCATTGAAGATGCGATCAATGTGTACCGATGGCTTATTCGTCAAGGCTATAATTCTAAGGATATTATTTTTGCTGGGGACTCTGCTGGCGGTGGCTTAAGTATAGCCGCAACATTAGTCTTAAGAGACCAAAATGAACCACTGCCAGCTGCAATTGTTTGTCTTTCCCCGTGGGTAGATTTAACAAGCAGTGGGGAAAGTTATAGGAAAAATAAAGAAAAGGATCCTTACTTAAATCTCGGCGGTGTGAGGAAAGCTGCAAGTATGTATGCAGGAGCCGAAGCACTTGATCATCCGCTCATTTCTCCTGTGTTTGCTGATTTCACAGGATTTCCACCTCTGTTTATTCAAGCAGGTAATCATGAAATCCTCCAAAGTGATGCAGAAAAGCTAGCTGCTCAGGCTCGGACTGCCGGTGTGAGGGTATCGTTTAAGGTTTGGGATGGGATGTGGCATGTTTGGCAAATAAGTGGTGATGTATTGCCTGAAGCAAAAAGAGCTATTTATGAAATAGGGGAGTTTGTGAAAAGGACCTTCAGACAAAAGGCTTGA
- a CDS encoding flavodoxin domain-containing protein, translated as MKTLIVYCSSHGTTEKAVGLLSEHIEGEILSVDLKREKTIFDLNNFDTIIIGGSIHAGAIQRKIKQFIQKHHDVLLEKNVGLFLCCFREGETAIQQFNDAFPQDLRKNSVAMGLFGGELLVSKMNFFERKVVKKVDGITADQSHLDMEAIYEFATRLNRLKSLVY; from the coding sequence ATGAAGACTTTAATTGTTTATTGCTCATCCCATGGGACTACAGAAAAAGCAGTAGGATTATTAAGTGAACACATCGAAGGAGAGATATTATCAGTTGATTTGAAAAGAGAGAAAACCATTTTCGATCTTAACAACTTTGATACCATCATTATCGGCGGTTCGATTCATGCTGGTGCTATTCAAAGAAAAATCAAACAATTTATTCAAAAGCATCATGATGTGCTATTAGAAAAAAATGTAGGACTTTTCCTATGTTGTTTCCGCGAAGGAGAAACGGCCATTCAACAATTCAATGATGCCTTCCCACAGGATTTACGAAAAAATTCTGTAGCCATGGGATTGTTTGGTGGGGAGCTTCTTGTATCTAAAATGAATTTTTTTGAAAGAAAGGTCGTTAAAAAAGTAGATGGAATTACTGCCGACCAATCCCATTTAGATATGGAGGCCATTTACGAATTTGCGACCAGGTTAAATCGATTAAAAAGCTTAGTCTATTAA
- a CDS encoding ATP-grasp domain-containing protein produces the protein MKIWFNRWFTTVSHYIDMIRANEEDRKFIIYGSHPNKDALYLQNCDFAFVEPDVAGDEYIAFCLDFCQTNGINIFIPRKENVRISMRLADFEAIGVRVLVCPDARLMETMDNKAAAYRELAKGSPIISIPDYEVVHTVDEFKRAYASLREKGHQVCFKPVIGEGANGFRVIKERIDSINQLFNQGIGHRISYHYACEILSQQETFPELMVLEYLEGREYSIDCLASNERLYAAVPRMKGEGRVRELVESLELIQIAHKFHDEYKLPYVFNIQVKYNKGIPKLLEINPRMSGGMHISCLSGINFPFLALKILLGEKVEPLKPRFGIRASHIEKEMILKYEGSDKAL, from the coding sequence ATGAAGATTTGGTTTAATCGATGGTTTACAACAGTATCACATTATATTGATATGATTCGGGCAAACGAGGAAGATCGAAAGTTTATCATATATGGATCACATCCCAATAAGGATGCGCTATATTTACAAAATTGTGATTTTGCCTTCGTCGAACCTGATGTAGCTGGGGATGAATATATTGCCTTTTGTCTTGATTTTTGTCAGACAAATGGAATAAATATCTTCATTCCCCGAAAAGAAAATGTTCGAATTTCTATGCGGCTAGCTGACTTTGAAGCAATAGGGGTGAGAGTGTTAGTTTGCCCCGATGCAAGGTTAATGGAGACAATGGATAATAAAGCAGCTGCCTATAGGGAACTAGCAAAAGGAAGCCCAATCATTTCTATACCTGACTACGAAGTCGTCCATACAGTTGATGAATTTAAGCGGGCATATGCATCATTAAGAGAAAAAGGTCATCAGGTGTGCTTTAAACCGGTAATCGGTGAAGGAGCTAATGGGTTCCGCGTAATTAAGGAACGGATTGATTCGATCAATCAGCTTTTTAATCAAGGAATCGGACATCGAATTTCTTATCACTATGCGTGTGAAATATTAAGCCAGCAAGAAACTTTCCCAGAGTTAATGGTACTCGAGTATTTAGAAGGAAGGGAATATAGTATCGATTGTCTTGCTTCAAATGAAAGGCTGTATGCTGCTGTTCCACGCATGAAAGGGGAAGGACGAGTAAGGGAACTGGTTGAGAGTTTAGAGCTTATCCAAATCGCGCATAAGTTCCATGATGAGTATAAACTGCCTTATGTGTTTAACATCCAGGTAAAATATAACAAAGGAATTCCTAAACTACTTGAAATTAATCCACGAATGAGTGGTGGGATGCATATCAGTTGTTTATCGGGCATCAACTTTCCATTCCTAGCTTTAAAGATTCTATTAGGAGAAAAAGTAGAACCATTGAAGCCACGTTTCGGCATTCGTGCCAGTCATATCGAAAAAGAAATGATACTTAAATATGAAGGTTCAGATAAAGCCCTTTAA
- a CDS encoding nucleotide excision repair endonuclease has translation MIKIEIPNPDIVITKNHQVGEKVEAPISSEYGFTDYNKIPRDKGGIILFFNANDELLFVGKARKLRPRVKRHFEDTVSPIKLHRHEVYKIAVSVIEDPMEREIYETFIINTLQAKYNIDKVFYK, from the coding sequence ATGATTAAAATTGAAATACCAAATCCGGATATAGTGATTACAAAGAATCATCAGGTTGGTGAAAAAGTAGAAGCACCAATTAGTAGTGAGTATGGATTTACAGATTACAATAAAATCCCACGGGATAAAGGCGGTATTATCTTATTTTTTAACGCCAATGATGAGTTATTATTCGTGGGTAAGGCTAGAAAGTTAAGACCCCGAGTGAAACGCCATTTTGAAGACACTGTTTCTCCTATTAAACTCCACCGTCATGAAGTGTATAAGATTGCCGTTTCTGTAATCGAAGACCCTATGGAGAGAGAAATTTATGAAACCTTTATTATCAACACTCTACAGGCAAAATACAATATCGATAAGGTATTCTATAAGTAA